The Verrucomicrobiota bacterium nucleotide sequence TGATCATGGAAAGGACCGATTAGGGCTGCTTTACCTTGAAGAGCGGTTGTCCGTATTCTACGGAGTCTCCGTTTTCCAAAAGGATTTGCTTAATTTCTCCGGAAAGCTCTGCCGGGATCTCATTCATCACCTTCATGGCTTCAATTATGCAAACGGGTGAGTCATTGTTGACCGTATCTCCTACTTTCACAAATGGAGGGCTTTCGGGTGAAGGTGCCAGATAGAAAGTGCCCACCATGGGTGATTTGATCACAACGATTCCCTTTTCTTCTTCTGCCGCTGGTGCCTGAGGCACCGCTTCTTCTGCAGGTTGCGGAGCGTAGGCGATGGGCACAGGAGCTGGATAGTGTGGCACAGTAGGACCGCCATGGCCTTTATTTTCGTCGCTACGACAAATGCGTAGTTTAAGGCCTTCTTCCTCAATCTCGAACTCCGTGAGTGAGGAACGTTTCATGACCTCAATGATTTGTTTTATCTGCTTTAGGTCCAATTTTATATGTTGGTTAAAGTTTTGCGTCCCATCTAAATAGTTAAGTGGGCTCTTTGTTGGTAGGTATTGTTTCTAAGGGTTCTTATTCTTTTACGCAAATTGTAGAAGGCCAGCTTTATAGGCAAAGATCAAAATATCCACAAAAATCAGGTCAGCGGATGCTTGTGAATTTGGGCAATTCTGCAAGTTTTTCCTTTATTTTCGGAATTCGAAGTCAAGTAGCTCTGTTTTTGTGTCTTTATTAGATTCATCCGGCTTACTGTCGAAGAAGTTTAACGGACTCATTGCAAAGCGCCATTGCGGGTTAGAAAGGCTGCCTTTCAGGTTAACTGCGGCCATTTTGCTCACAGGGTCGAAAATTGGCATTATAATATTGGAAATCAACGGTATGTCGGTTTCACGGAGGAGCATTACTCTAACTTGAAAGTCCAGGTCGGAGCTACCTGTATAAAAGTCTCCTACACCTTCGAGGCGGGCAGTGCTTCCCGTCATAACCAGATCGGGGAATGTCATTTTGCCCTCATCCCAGGCAAAGAAGGATTTGGCAGTGGTTAAATGCAATTTCGTAAATGGCATCAGAGCCGAAAGCGGGCCAAAGAGCGGAATCTGGGCAAGATTGCCCTCCGTGATTTCAATATTACCTTTAGCCATGACGCGATCTAACCCGGATCCGGCAGGCGAAATGCCACTGGCATGAATATTCAGTTTTCCTTGTAAAGAATCTAATTTGCTTTTTGGCGCAGCTGAATTTTCAATGCTTTCAGGTTTCGGCCCCTTAACAGTTGCTAGGCGTATGAGGGATTCTTTCAACTCGGCATCTACAATATCGAAATCGAAGAGTAAGAAGGAGAGGTCATTCTGTTTTAGGTAGGACGCTTCTCCTTCGCCTTTCCCTCCAGCAAAACCAAAATTAATTGTGTCGAGCAGTACGTCACCGTGGTCGTAATGACATTTAACCTCCAAGCTATCAAACGGGAAATCGTAGAAGGTCATTGACTGGTCAGTCTCAATCTCAATCAACAGGTCTTGCCAGTTTGAATCATTCTCAAAATTGAATTCCCCAACAATAGAAAGGCCGGGATTTGCCGTCCAGGTATACGGTTCGATAATTTTTAAACCGTTTTCACCAAATAAATTCATTGAGAGTTCGAGATCCAGATTCGAATCAATGTCCACGATCACATTTTTTAATTTGCTTGTTTCGAGATGCCTTTGGAGTTCGCCAGTAGCTTTTCCTTCCTGTCTTTCAAGATTCAGTTCTAAAACATCGATGTAATTGGGTCTGATAAACATTTTGGCCGAAGCTTTGTCGAAGTGCATCCCTTTCAAATTTACATTTTCTGCTTCTGAGTAACCAAACAGCGTAAGCTGCTTTTTAAACTTAAAGGTATTGCGAATGGACATATCCATCCAGGGTAATTCGCCTTTGATTTCCAAATAATCGAAGGTCTTTTTCCACCAATCTCTCCACCATACATCGATGTCGTGAGGGCGAAATCGCCCTGCCATGGTGAATCGGTAAAAGGGATTTTTTAAATCTTGGACAAAGGTGCAAAGAAGATCGTTTCCATTTCCTCCACCTTCAAGTTGATACACGTCAACTGTTGTACCGGCCAGAGTGCCACGTGCCCGCGCCCACTGGAATGGTGTTTTGATTATATCAATATCCCTTGTTTCCACCCGAAAGGTTGCTGCAGCATTCTCCAGTTTTCCAGGATAGGAAAATACTACATCGAGGTATACAGGCTTGTGTTGTTTAGACCAACGCAGCTTCCATAAATGATCGAATTCGGGTCTGTCGAAAATACGCTCAAGATTGATGAATCCGGACAACGACCCTTCGCCCGTTTGTTCCTTCCAGTTGCCATTGACCGCAGCCTCCAGCACACCTTCATATAGAGAAACTAAAAGGGTTCCTTCAACCTCATTCTGGTTGAGTATTTTACCAGTGAATACTGCCTGATCAATTTTTGTTCCCTGGATATCGATAGGCCCGGTTGTTAACTCAACCTTCAGAGGGAACACACTTTGAATACCGCGGAAAACTTGATTATTAAAGGCAGATAGTTCGACCTGTTGAACAGTTACTTGCTGTTCTTGCTGATCAATAGAATTTGCGGATAGTTGAAGGGCCTCTTGAAATTGAAGTTCGGGTAACAGTTGGAGCTTTGTCTGAGCCCGAATACCCTGAACCTCGGGCATTTCGTCTATTTCAAAACCCTCGATATGGGTTATGATCTCCGCGGAGAACTCCGCTTTGGAAGGACTATTGAAAATAATCTCTACCTTCGGCGCATCAAACATATCCAGAAATTTTGATTGGTCGGATACTGACCGCGCTATCTGCAAATATTGGAGGTAAGGATCTTTGGTTTTCTCTTTGGGTTTTGTTTGACCAAGAATTGCAAATAGTGCGCTCAAATCACCACTCGCCACAATATCGAGATGTTGAATTTTAGCGGTCAGATATTTGAGATTCCATTTTGTCCATCGTCTGGAAAGTGCCAAATTCACTTTGTCCAACATCCGTTGGTTGGTGCCGGTGGGAGATACGATGGCAGGGTAATAAATGCGTGCGTTGTCGAGCTCCAGGTTATTTAAAGGAATCCTTCCCAGAAATAAAGACGCGTAGTTGATGTCGAGGTATAGTTGATCTACTTCGAGTGCAGTTTCTCCTGACTTATCGAAGGATAGACGGGCTTTTTTGATAAGGAGGTCTCCTCTAAAATCGAGGATGATTTTTTCGTACTTCAGAGTTAGCCCCTGTTCCTTGATTTTGGCGTTTACGATTTCGAGTATACGCTGAGGGACCGGAATTTCATCGTAATATATGCTCAGCCCCAACCCTGTTAAAAGTAACAATAAAGTGAACGTCAGGCAGAACATGATCACGTTCTGAAACTTGATAAAACACCGCCTCGTAAATGAACGGTTTTTCTTAGCAAGGTAAGACATGATAAGTTAGCCTAAATGTTGGCTGGTTCTAGTCTCCGCATTGAGAATACGGTAAGGTAGTTTACTGACTCGGTGGGGTTACCGGTTCAGGTTCAACAGAGGGTGGTACATCGGGAGGCAATGATTCAGGTGCGGGTTCTGTTTCGGGACCGGGGTCAAAGCGCGCAAAAGTGAGTTTAAAAAAAGCATCAGCGAATGCTTGGGTCGTATAAAAGACACCACCTTCGGATTTGATCCCACCAATTGTGTTTGTACCGGTAAGACGTTCAGTGACCCACAGTGGGGTCGTCCAGGAAGAAGTATTCGAATTTTCAGAGGATTTAAAATGCATATCCAATCGGTATTTCCATGGCACCTTATCGAAGTCTTCTTCGATAAACTCACGCGCTTCAATGGACTTCGATTGACTGACCAATGAGAGCAAGCTCTCGCGTCCTTCTTCGTCCGATTGGTTAGCTGCTGCGATCGCTTTCCAGGTCGGAGTTACTTCATTGAGAACCGCATTGTACACGGTCGTATCGCTAGCAAGCTCCAGGACGGTCATTCCAACCAATTTGGCGTCTTCAGGTTCTTGGTGGAGAATTCGTAAACGGTAATTGAATGGGCGTGTGTGAAATTCAGACAAAATCGAAGTGTCGATTTCATAAATAAACGGCTCCTGCTCCAGTTTGGCATACGCATGTCTGGAATTTCCAGGAACCAAATCCCCAACAAGTAGCTTCAGTGGTGTGCCTCCTTTTAACTGTATCGTGCGTTGCGGGTCGGTAAATCCGTAGGTCTCCAAATCTGCATTTGAAGGGGCGTCTGAAATAAAACTTTGTGCCCTCAATATGTAGAGCGTACTCATCATATTGGCCAATTTTTTAGTGTCCGCAACTTCCGCGGTTACACTACCGTCCTCATCTCTTCGAATTACTTGCCAGGTACCTGTTTCCAATTTCTGCAAGGAGACGGACCGGTTCGACTGGGTTATTTCTATAGTGCTGAGGCTATTGGGGTCGAACTTTACAAACTGCCTCTCGCGAAGCTCCTCCTGGGCGTTGCTCAAATTTTGATCGATCAACAGACCGGGAATGGTGAATATGGTCCCATTCTCGCTCCCTTTGGCATAATAAAGCGCGTCTCCTTCTGTGCCTGCCAATTGTTTCCCGATTAGAATGGTCTGTCTTTTATCTGTGGCTTCGATCGTCAAATACAATTTTGGGTTATCCAGGCCATAAATGCTGAGATCCGGCTCAGGATTGGTCTCAAAGCTTTGTACGCTCAAACTGTTCAGGCCGTTGATAACCATTTCCACTTCAGCGCGGTCTGCCCTGGTTTTAAAAGGAATCTCGAAACGCCAGTCTTCTCCGAAACGCGAAATTCTTATCCGTAATGGAGTGGGGTAGGACTTCTGTAAACTAATAGTTTGGACCTCGAACAGAGGGATATCGAAAACCGATTGGCTGCGTAAATTACCCAGGTCGACCAAGAGGCTGTCGAATAGACCCCGCTGGATAACCATAATTTCTTTTTGATCGGGTGAGAGGATGTATATCCGGTTTCCTACTTCTGTTGACGAACCAATTGTGATGGAGGTACGTGCTATTCCTTTACCGAACTCCAGCTTCATTTGCGGTTCTTCGAGTCCATAACTTGCCAAATCCCGGCCAGCTGCTTGGAGCTCAGAGACTAAAAAACTGGTTTCCTTTTCCAGGAAGGTGATCTGGTTCAGAATACGACCCACTGCAAAAAAGTTCGCGGGCCATTCAATGGGCGATGTGAGGTGCCAGTTGTTTTCCACCTTCTTCAGCACCCGGTCGGGCCCTAATGAGCTTCCTGAGATTCGGATGTAATCTATGTCGACCGCTTCTTCCCCAAAAATCTTTCGTTTAGCCTTTATGTCATCATCAGGACCTGGTCGTTCAAACAGATAGAAAAGCGCCACTACAACAAGGTTTAACAAAATCAGGATGACTGTGAGTTGTTTTCTCATGAGTAGTGAAATTAGCTTCGACGCAGCCAGTATATAAACGTTCCAAATATCGCAGAACAACAAGGAAGAATTAGCATTATGGCTAATCGCAATTTGGACATCTCCTCCTGGCTCAGGGTTATGTGGAGTTTCTCAATGGGTTTAGGCTCGATGGATAAAAGGTTATTCCTATCCAAGGACCAGTTTATGGTATTCAGGAATAGCGTAAAGTTTCCCAGAATGGTGAGTCGACTGTTTGTTATGATCTCGGATGTGCCAAATACCACCAGACGACCTCCTGGAATATCTATTCCGAGTTCGGATGAAATACTTCGTTCAGAAACCACCGCGATGCTGACAGGTCCTTTCAAATCCACTCCGTGGTCATAACCAATCGATTTCGAGTCACGGTAAAATCGTTCTCCCCAGCTGGTTTCGGAACCGCCTACAATTGGCTTTACGGAAAGTCTGTCGTCTAATGGTGCACCGATGTCTGCTCGAATGGGCCGTGAAAGACCTACCACGACCGATTCGCTGTTTTTTGCGATTGATTCAGTGATAGGGTGATCAGGATCAAAACGCCTGATTAAGAAATCTCCTCCAGGCATCAAAGAATCCGAGCCAGTATCCCACACCACCATATCTTCGGCGAGAATTCCCCAGTGGTAAAACAGGTCGCCCAAGTTGTTATTGATCGCTGGATCTATTAAAACGATGAGCCTTCCCGCGTTTTCATTTAAATAGTCTTTTAAAATGTTAACTTCTCTAGCCATTAGCGGTTGCCTTGGCCCGGCCAAAACCACCAGGTTGGCATCCTCGGGAATCCGCGACTCCGGAACTGTCAGATCCAACGGTTTTACTTGAAAGTTCCTTTGTTCCAATTGCTGAGCCAGTTGGGA carries:
- the accB gene encoding acetyl-CoA carboxylase biotin carboxyl carrier protein; protein product: MDLKQIKQIIEVMKRSSLTEFEIEEEGLKLRICRSDENKGHGGPTVPHYPAPVPIAYAPQPAEEAVPQAPAAEEEKGIVVIKSPMVGTFYLAPSPESPPFVKVGDTVNNDSPVCIIEAMKVMNEIPAELSGEIKQILLENGDSVEYGQPLFKVKQP
- a CDS encoding DUF4340 domain-containing protein yields the protein MRKQLTVILILLNLVVVALFYLFERPGPDDDIKAKRKIFGEEAVDIDYIRISGSSLGPDRVLKKVENNWHLTSPIEWPANFFAVGRILNQITFLEKETSFLVSELQAAGRDLASYGLEEPQMKLEFGKGIARTSITIGSSTEVGNRIYILSPDQKEIMVIQRGLFDSLLVDLGNLRSQSVFDIPLFEVQTISLQKSYPTPLRIRISRFGEDWRFEIPFKTRADRAEVEMVINGLNSLSVQSFETNPEPDLSIYGLDNPKLYLTIEATDKRQTILIGKQLAGTEGDALYYAKGSENGTIFTIPGLLIDQNLSNAQEELRERQFVKFDPNSLSTIEITQSNRSVSLQKLETGTWQVIRRDEDGSVTAEVADTKKLANMMSTLYILRAQSFISDAPSNADLETYGFTDPQRTIQLKGGTPLKLLVGDLVPGNSRHAYAKLEQEPFIYEIDTSILSEFHTRPFNYRLRILHQEPEDAKLVGMTVLELASDTTVYNAVLNEVTPTWKAIAAANQSDEEGRESLLSLVSQSKSIEAREFIEEDFDKVPWKYRLDMHFKSSENSNTSSWTTPLWVTERLTGTNTIGGIKSEGGVFYTTQAFADAFFKLTFARFDPGPETEPAPESLPPDVPPSVEPEPVTPPSQ
- a CDS encoding GldG family protein, producing MSKLEDFKYSRWVNRGNSLFQLFLVIALFIGLNILSLTHFKRYDITEDRKYALSPETVSYIQELTEPIRIIVTMNGDENSSEMGPYYSDIKNLVKEYQYAAQATGAGPIQAEFINVYQQRRLAQELVEEFGISQPNLVIFASETKHHSVVIDELYESEKLEKTAFRGEQMFTSAILDVSSPKENSIYFLKGHGERDPNSVDPIVGLSQLAQQLEQRNFQVKPLDLTVPESRIPEDANLVVLAGPRQPLMAREVNILKDYLNENAGRLIVLIDPAINNNLGDLFYHWGILAEDMVVWDTGSDSLMPGGDFLIRRFDPDHPITESIAKNSESVVVGLSRPIRADIGAPLDDRLSVKPIVGGSETSWGERFYRDSKSIGYDHGVDLKGPVSIAVVSERSISSELGIDIPGGRLVVFGTSEIITNSRLTILGNFTLFLNTINWSLDRNNLLSIEPKPIEKLHITLSQEEMSKLRLAIMLILPCCSAIFGTFIYWLRRS